TTGCTTGGTGAAGTAATCCTAGCCCAGTGCTCAGTGTGTAAATACTCATTACATATCTGTTCAAAAATGATTTGCATTGCATTTCCCATTGCAAGGGAAAAATGCTTCACCATGTTTGAAATGATGTGGCTTAAGATAGAGGACTAGATTTTCATGTTGTTTATGTATGATATTTAGTGCTTTGCAAATATAGTCAGAATCAAAATGCCTAAAGTAGAGACTCTTCCATTTAGTGttttgttaatataaaaatttgattttatttttactgtagcCAACTTCTGATACTAATCAGTgaagcaacaaatatttattaagaacttTATAAACAGGTTACCATAAAGATACAAAGGAGTTAAGGAGTTAAGTCAGACTACTGTCCTTAAATGGTCTATAATCTAGTACATGAAGAGTGAGATATCATTAGAAAGATAACGTAGGACAATCTATCAGTACTGTCCAatggaactttctgtgatgatggaaatgttctataatctAAGCATGTGGATTGTCTACTGCACCAATGTTTTGACCCCATCTGGCTTCCCTGTGGGGATGACTGCCAAGTCTACAACTCCTCTCCTTGTTGGGATTGAGGCTACTTATTCCAAGTACCTACTGGATAATTCTACCTAAAAGTCCTTTGTCATCTCAAACTTCATCACATGGACAGGTTATCCAGGCCAACCATGACTTTAATACCAAAAATAATAGTCATTTTTAGAAAAACTAGTGTTTTCCTTTGATCAgcatacaaagaaaatatttcagacaaGATCACTATATTGTCAGATTTGATGAATGATAGGTCCCCAACTAAAGAATAAACAGCCCCCATGGCTCCTGTACACCATCAAAGGTTCAGAAACAGCTTCCATTCTGGCCTTCCTCCATCCCTCTGGGAGTCACAAGTAAGGCTCTTGTTGCAACCCCTTCCTACCTTTTCTAAAATTCATGTTTTCACTGTTCCCAACAGGCAGTGCAAACAGAATATTCGGCTCCTGTACTAATTTTCCTTTGAATGAGTTGTTCCAGCTCAAAAGAGTAATGACACATTTTCCTTTGCAGTTCCAAAGCTTTCTTGAATCTCAAAGTTCAATGCTTCTGTCATATTTGATTATATCTAATTTCTGGTAAATCGGTAGATGTTACTAAGGGAATGTGTGCATTTTGATTTATAACTTCCCATAAGAAGCAGAATTTCTGTTCCTGTGACCCTGTCAGCATCTGTGTAGATGTACTAACAGCATAGACTGACTTTTACCTTGTGCTGAGGGAGCAGCAGTGAGAGTGAAGTCCACAAGCTGGCACAATAAAGAACAAGGGCTGATCCCAGGTGGGCAGCAAGGCGGTACTGACTGACCCGAGGGATGTCATGGGAGTCTGGTTTTTCTTCTAATCCACTTTTCACCATATACCATCCCAACAGACCCTAGAACCAAAAACAGAAGGGGCAAATAACACACAGCTGGATCTGTCTATTCAACTTTACTATCTGAGAAAGCGAGTTATCAATTATCAGTACTCCCTACCTGACCTCTCCTTTCCATATCTTCCCATATCCCCAGTATCCCAGGAGTCGTAACCTATCCACATTTTCACACATAGCACCACAAATACTTAACCACTGCTTAGATTAacattttattcaagtataagccaaatacagaaaagtacacaaaagTGTATCTATGGGCAAAACCTTAGAAATACTTgctataatttaatattatttaaaccagtgaaatataagaataaaaagagttttttctttttttttttttaattttttttttttcaacgtttatttatttttgggacagagagagacacagcatgaatgggggaggggcagagagagagggagacacagaatcggaaacaggctccaggctctgagccatcagcccagagcctgacacggggctcgaactcacagaccgcgagatcgtgacctggctgaagtcggccgcttaaccgactgcgccacccaggcgccccaagagagttTTTTCTATACAAACTAGATCATATGCTTTGGAAAAGCTTTGATAAAGGTAACTGCTTAATAACAATCATTGTCAAGTTAGTAGGAATAGACAATTATAAAAGCTTTGGGTAGAGGGGAGTAAAAAATTTGTAAGGCTTTGCCAGCAGATTGCTTTGCAAATGTCTAAGTTCCCACTCTtctttaaggaaaatgaaatgaaataatagttTATGAGGATGCAAGAGATCTGAAGTTAAATTCCAATCAGAGGACTTAAAGAACAGGTCTTagctcttcattaaaaaaaaaaaaaaaaaagtaatcaaagtACAGGCTTAAGCTTAAAAATGCAAGGTATGTATTATTCTGATTCTCTGCTTAACTTTTTCAATTAACCAAACAACTGTCAGTTTCATTTCTATCAGATAAGACATAGCCCTTTCACCCCCACTCTCCCAAGTCAATAGAAGCATGTCAAGAGGTGGGATTCTCCCACCTCTTCTACATAGCTCTCCTCAGGAAATCTTCTGGGGCATGTCTTTATCCTTAGTGATGACCCTGGATGGTTTAATTATCTTGATTTCATCTGCATAGGACATTGGAAGAAAAGGAGTGTAAAGTGTGATTTTCCAGCCCCACTTTCTTCTTCCCATAACCCCATGTGCCATCTTCAAATTTCTACCGCCCTTGGAGTCGAtctttagtgggtttttttttttttcattctaaaataaactttcattttgttttaccaACCCTTCCCTAGGTCTTAGGGACATTTACTAATGTCTCTTTACCTGTTTCTATTGCCTCTATTTTGTCTCTTCCATCTCCctctttaattctttctcattggttCATATTCTTACTACTTCAGAGTCAAATTAACCAATTAGCTTCTTCCTGATCAAATTCTGATGTTCCTTTGAGCTCTAAGACTCTCTCTGAGGGCGTAGAATCATGACCCAAATACTCATAAGTACCTTCTCTCATATTCCTTTTCTTGGCTCTCAGTCTCAGTCTCACCAAACCCTTAACTGTGGGAGCTTTCAAATCTGCTTCTTTAGCCATTCTAGCACAGAAAAGCCATAGAGCAGACAAGTgagaaaaggggaggagaaaagaaccCAGGAAGAGATCCGTGACAGGAAAGAAACTCTTgtgacacaaaaatatatttactgagtgcttactaatTCCAGGAACTAAACTAAGTATTGTATATGCATGATCTATCTCATTTAATAGTCACATAAGTCAACcagtaggcactattattatctctatttacAGGTAAGGAAAGCATAGCCTACCGAAGATAGACAACTTGCCctactaagtggcagagctgggccacACTTGTAACACTAAAATTCATCCTCTTACCCACTCTGTAATACAGACTCAGattctttccttaaaaacaatACCAACCAGGAAGCTCCTGGAAGCATCTCTGGTTTCCCAAACTTGAATAAATCTCACCTGGAAGCAGACTAACCCACACAGGGCAAGAACACGTCCTTTCATGCCACGGCTGAGCCAGCCCTTTCTCCAAAAATAGGCAGCAGGCAGGATGTATGTGAGGCCCACAAGGCGACCCCACATTCGATGTGAGTACTCCATGTACCAGATGAACTTGAATTCGGCCAGTGTCATATCATGATTCAagctgggaggaagggaagtcaaaaaagaagaaagaggaaacatcCATCTGATTGTTATTTACCGAGAGACTGCAGGAGCATTCTCAGTTTTGAAGCTTGAAATAAAAGGTCTGCCTTCTTCCTCATCCGTGACCCCAGGATCACTCTGGAACTGGAGGTTTAGAGTAGAAAGCTCACTAAACATAACTGGAGCAAATATCAATAATGGAATCTAACCATTCTGAAATGCTGAAATACACAAAAGATTGAGAAGGCCTAGTGGGGCATTTACCTGATTTTCTATaatacttacattttaaattctgGAAATTGCTGATATTTTTGGAATTCTGCTTCCCATTCCTCTTGGTGTGTAGGTGGCTTCATCTCCTTTATTAAATTCCAGTCTACCATTGAGAGGCCAGACTCTGTCAACCTTAAGATAGGAAAGAAATGGTGTGTGCACACATGGACGGGTGCCCATGCAATGCTGGATTTCTCATGAACAGTTAACAGAAACGGGGATCTGAACTTAACCCCTCTAAAGGTAAACACAACATTTCACTATATCCTTTTTTGACACCTTGCTTTCTTCTTACTGCTTAAAATTTCACCAGAAAGAGCTGCCATCAGGTACACATTTCTTGACTCCTTATTCTCTCAATCCTTTTATTCAACtctctttacctttttctttcactAACATTCCTTAACAGGTAATATCAACCCTTACACCCAAGAAATGTGCCCTACATGGATATGAGACATTATTTACACAGGGAAAAGAGATTTGTTAGATATAAAACAGTTTAGATTCTTGAGTGAATTTAAAGctaataaaattcaaatgtgtTGCAGTTTCCCATAACGGCCTATACAACAtatgatattttgaaataaggGTACAGGGAATGCGGAGGAAATCTGAGCAACACATACTGTATTAACACCAGAAGGTATTTTCACCAAAAGGAGCAAGGATTCCTAAGGTAAAAGGCTGATTTTAGGTCAGAGGCAAGAAATGTAGAagatgaacctggaacatcaTATCCAGAAAGCAAAGAATTAAAGGTTACTAGTaccctgtcaaaaaaaaaaaaaaaaaaccctggagaCAATTTGAAGAGGCTCCCATTGGCTAAAGATAGAACAATCTGAGCACACCATCAAAGCAATGGATTGAAACATCAAACACATTTAAACCGATGAGCTCATAATatgtaaaaaaccaaaaactttattGATCACCTTTGGAGGATGCTTGGGaaccaatttattattttcagaattgGTAAATAAAGGGAATTTATTTATCCTGCCTTTCCTATACAAACTGTACAAACAGTACCTTAGGATAACCAAACTGTTGATGAGAGAAAGTTCCTCTTTAGAGTTGAGCtaataaattattagaattttgCAACTGTAATGAAATCATGGATCTAGGCAATGATAATCAATGGCTGTTGGTATCTCTAATAGACACCAGATATTTATGAATGTTGTAATCACCTATGAAGGATTTTGCCCCCTGCTCCCATCCTGAATCTGATCAAGCAACAACCCATTTACAGGAAATACAGGGGATAAGGGAACATGTTAAACACCACCACAAGtatgcaatcagcaaaatccagactgtGGGAAACTCCATATGACAAATCAGCTGGGTTtctttaatagcaaaaaaaaaaaaaaaaaaaaaaaaccaaaaaaaaaaaacaacacacaaaactacaaagaatgggggaggaagggagaagaatctAAATCTATAAAATCTCTTTATAGATTTAAAGAGACCGAAGAGGCATATGAACCAATTGTGATACATGGAACTTATGTGGATTTAATTCAAACAaactatacaaaaaaaattttgagacaaATTTGAAAACTGTATGTAGagggaaaatacataaaaacaatgcTTATCAAAACAGTTAAGACCTAAACAAGTCTTTATGAAGGGCTCCTAATAATAAAACTCTAGATTGTTCTATAGCAGGGCAAGTCATCCGACATGTCCCTCTGCATATATAAAATGAGGGAGCTAGACTAGATGATTCCTAAGGACTCTTCCCCCTTAGTCATTCCATGTTTCTACTGATGACCCAAATAGCTGACTCTCGCTATGAGCAAATTACTCACCTAGTCATTCCACCAAGAATAACTGCTCCAGCCACTGTTCCACTGCAGACCAGGAGCCATCGGCCCACCACCCGCTCAGCAGCTTTTGAGGGAAGGGACACTGTACCCCTTCCAGACTGCAAAGCTACTTCAGAGATGGTGCTGTATTGCCCTGGCCTTAAGAGGTGCCTGATCCCACAGCTGCAACCACACTAAGGATCAAGACAGACAAATTACAActggagacagagggaaaggccTCAGTCCACTACTCTCATACACAGTCCCACTCTGTCTAGAGTGGAGTACCCTGTACAGTCACATCTCCACCGCTTCTGCTCTAGTAAATCATCATCTCCTATCCAAATCACTGCATCCACATCCCCCTtcaccccccgccacccccgcaCCTGGTTTTCCTGCCTCTAGTCTTGCCTCACTCCAATCCATCCCCATACCACATGAACCTTCTAGTCTCAGCTTGCTTCCCCCAGACTTAACTCCACACCTAAgtatggattttctttctcctgtgggAATTTAAACATGACTTCTCTGACTGGGACGCTCCTTGTTGTCTGATTGGTAACATCAACTATAGATCTTAGTTTAGttgtcacctcctctgggaagtgtTCCTAGACTCTGCCAGGTCTGCAACAAGTCGTTCTCACACTACACTGTACCTCCCCTATCTCAGCCCTCAACACATTGCAATGTACTTCAGGTTCATTTGTCTCTACCAACCACTAAGCTAGGAGTGTGGGGCAGCAGTATCTGGTCGGTCTGGTGCTTTCCCTCCTGCAAATTTCATTTCTAACACATTCCCTTACATAACAAGATCTTAATAAAGATTTGACAAATGAATTACAAGCGAATTAACTGTGCCTTCCTCTAGGGTGGGAGACttttggtatttatctttccTAACACATAATAAtcactcaataattatttgttgagcaAATAAACACCCTCTTCTGATTCTGTCCCTGAGTCCAAAGGTTCGTGTTCTGTTTCCTAACTTTAGACAACTTAAgttaagcctcaatttccttctctgtagAATGGGATTATAGTTCCATACCTGACTACCTGAGGGCTTTTAGCAAACCTCAAATATATAGGTAAAAATTACTGAGCTTTTACTATGTGCTAAGCGCTTGCTGTATAGGAAATTATTCAATCCTCCCCAGAAACTTATGAAGTAGGTATTccaattcccattttacagacgaagaaACTAGGGGACAGAAAGGTTACCTAACTTGGCTGatatcacacagccagtaagtggcaagTCCAGATCTTTAACTCAGGGACTTTGGGCACAAAGAAATGCGTTGTGAATTCTAAGGAACTACGTCAATGTGATGTCGaattatctattatttttctcctgaCTCTCGCCCCATGTCCGATTCCGCGATTGAGTCGGCTGCGGTGCGGTACCTGCGTTCTAGGCGCCGCCCTAGGACCCAGGAGCCGTAGGCACGGGTTCCCCATCAAGGACTTCAGGCGCGGAAAGAGTAATCGCTGCATACTGAAGACAGTGTAAGGAAGCCACCTCCACAACCCAGCACTCTGTGGTCTCCTTTCACCGCCGCCGAATGGAGAAACACATCCGGGTCATGCAGCGCGAGCCCCTCCTTCTCAGAAGACAGGGGCGAGCAGTGACTGCGACTGCGCCAGACACTCGTCTTTCGCGGGGGCTGCTGGGTCTGGGTGTCGGAGACGCGCCGGGGTGCGCGCAGCCATCAGGCCGCGCTTCGTTGGGCGCGCGCGCCGGAACCCAGACCCTGAGTAGAAACCGAAGACACACGAGGGAGGGACGCGTGGAGCATGAAGAGGCAGGGGACCTCCTCGGAGCGGAAACGGGCGCGCATACCGTCCGGGAAGTCCGGTAcagaagggggcggggagggggcggtcGGCCGCTTTCGCTGTCGGGGGCGGGCCTACGGGAGTTCTGGCCAGTGGAGTAGTCGCGATTTCTCTCGGAGTCCTTTCCCCGGCTTCTCACATCCCTCAGCGCGGCAAGTTCTGTCGTTCTGGCTTTAAACGTGTAGAAGCTGAGGGCCTGAGAAGGGGCTTGTAGCGAGAGTGACGCGGCTCCGGAACCAGATGTGTGGGTTTACATCCCGGCGCGTCTCGTGTGCGACCGTGTTCAAGTTGGTTAACTTCTTTCAGCCCCACGTTTCCCGTCGCCACGCGAGGCTGCGAGTCCCCACCCCGTGGCAGCGCTGGGACTGTTAGCTGTCCAGCGCTGAACACAGCGCCTCACCGTGGTGACCTCTTAGTAACCTGCAGCTGCTGCGGCGGGGGTGAGGACTGTCTCCAAAGCCGCACCGCTGCCAAGCGCCCGAGCTTGTGGCTGCCCCACGTCCCGAGTTCTTGCTGCTGCGCCAGGCAGGGTGGCGTAGCAGGTGCTGGGGAATTTGGCAGATCCTCCGCCTCGTGAACTCTCGGTTCCTCCAGACCAGCGGTTCTCAAGCTTTTTGATCTCAGGACCCCTTTCTCCTCCTGAAAGTTATCGAGAACCTTCGAGACCTCTCATTTATATAGGTTAAATGTATCCGTATGGACCGTATtcgaaatggaaacattttaaaatgctaactaactggaaacCCATATTACATGTTAACACCAATAAcatctgtgtgcgtgtgtgaaaaATATCTTCCTAACAAATAGAAtgtcagtgttttatatttttgcaaatctcttgaAGATCTGGATTAATGGAATTGCTGTACCTGCTTCTGCTTTCAGTCTGACATGTCAGGTAGCCTCTTGAAAATTCCACTCCACTTGTGAGAGAGTGCGAGTGAACAAGGCAAATAAAGTCTTAGcattattatgaaaatactttTCACTGCACAGACTCTGAGAGGGTCTTAAAGGCCCCCAGAGGTAACTGGActaccacactttgagaactgctgctccAAACAAATGTCTTTGATTCCCACAAATAACTTTGTTCCTGGACAGCTGTCATAGCCTTGTGTGTGCGCCTCCACCATCTCCTGGCCAATGTCCTTTCTCCTGGGAGGCAAATGGTACCCCAGCTGCATTGTCCAGTCAGATTGATGTGACAGCTGGTCTGGGTGGCTATCAGGAAACTCATTCGAATGAATGCAGTGCTATTGGTTAAGAACATAGTGTGGCACTTAACTCTTTCACAGTTTGAGACTGATCATCTTCTTTTACATACGTGAGACCTTTGCAATTTGATGTAAGCAGATGATAGATTTTGGTTTTTCAAATtaaatagtcttttttaaaacGATAAAAGCAATATTGGCTAGGAAAAAAAGCAacatagaaaagtaaaaaagaggaaagtaaaaGTAATTCCAAATCTGCTACCTAGTAGTAACCACTATTAGTATGTGGTGCACATTCTTTCAGGTCTTATTGCATGAAGTGTACATTTAATATTCTGAATTGTAAACAAAAACAATGTGCTTCACTTACAGAAAAActcaaaactttattttcatcaCACTTGTAGTGTAAATACATGGtttaaatttatgaatttataatTATTCAGCCTCTGGTAAATCTTTGCATGACTGTTGTATACCAGGATGGACACTGTGCTTGCTATGGGTGATGATAAAGATTTCTCACATAAAGACTTCATTTAGGAACTTTAAGTCAACGAAGagtgaacagacacttctctataTACATAATAATAAGAGGTAGAAAGTaattagtgttttaaaaaggtacagttagtttttaaaaaggaacacatAATCTATGAAGAGTTATATGAGTTCAAAAGAGGGAGATACAATTTCCTACTTTGAGAGAGGGGAAATATGGAAATGTGATTTAACGTGAGTCTTGGAAGATTTTACCATTCAACAGTGGAGCTGGCACGGCTTTGTGGATTGAAGAGATGGCCATAATCAAGAGCAAGGATGGGAATTGGGGGGAACTGGAGGTATATAGAAGAAAGAGTATGTAGTTTATTAATGATAACTGTTTTTGAACACACAGTGAGTACTCTCCAGTTTACATGAATTATTTAGTGCTCACTACTCTGAGGTAGGTACTAAAGCCTATTTTGCTTCATAGAAAACTTAGGCTAAGTAACTTGTCTAGGGTCACACAGATGAGTAGTAGGGCCAAAATTTGAAGTCCATCCTTTTTCTTAAACATGATCTTTATAAAAACGTTTAAACATATTCTGAAAATGCTGAGAAATATCAAAAACAATCTAACTTAGAATGTGATGATGAGGTCTGTGCTTTAGGAAAATTAATTTGGCATTCAGTGTGTATTTTCCTCAGTGTAATTTcttatacatatgtttgtatactTATTTCACAGTTTGGAGACATCAGTTTAATAGTCAGTatgctgttggggcacctgggtggctcagtcagttgagcgacccactttggctcaggtcatgatctcacggtttgtgggtttgagccccgtgtcaggctctgtgctgacagctcaaagcctggaacctgcttcggattctgtgtctgccccctcccctctctcaaatataaataaatgtttaaaaaattaaaaaaaaaaaatcagtatgctATTTTATTGCACTCATGGTCTCTAGTATACTTACCTACTTGGATTATTGGATTTGGACATTGGGCATTGTATTTTGgcagcaaaatataaaataacggTGGTAGATTGGTCTGGATGGATAGTACCATCATGAAATTACATTGTTCTCCATGTATTTTAGGAGCAGCAAATGGATTTCTCATGGAAGTGTGTGTTGATTCAGTAGAGTCAGCTGTAAATGCAGAAAGAGGAGGTAAgacaaaagagaatgaatgacAGTTGGCAGTCCCTGTAAGAATCTGAAAATGAATCCTGTTGAACTGATCTTGGGAGCCGTTGTGATTACTAAGGATCCTAGTAGTCTTTTTGAAAACAGCCAACCGACTGGAAAACATACTGGAAAATTATCATCTTCTAATCTTACTCCTCCAGTAGATCACATTTTGAGTCAAGTGTCTACAGTAGTGCTTACTcaccaacttcattttttttaattgaacttagcaaagacttcatttttttttcaaactattgaTTTAAAGATGATTTAAGAGATTTGCTTCCATTTTCATCATCGAGACTTTTAtcattatctctttttaaaaatttttaaaaatatttatttatttttgagagagagacagagcacaagcaggggaggagctgagagagagggagacacagaatctgaagcaggctccagggtctgaactgtcagcacagagccagatgtgaggctcaaactcatgaaccaagagatcatgacctgagccgaagtcggaagcttaaccgactgagccacccaggtgcccctatcattatcttttttttaacattatttttaccTCAAAGTTTCTTTTGTGTTCTGAACCTGCTTTAATGGGAAGCATAGAAATTCCCATAATccctggggggtgcctggatggctcaattgtttaagcatccagctctggaTATctgttcatgtcatgatcttgtggtagtgagatctagccccacgaggggctctgcactggcagcatggagcctgcttgggactgtctctctccctctttctccctgtcctccACTCATGCGTATGTGTGCggacgttctctctctctctctctcaaaataaataaatgcaaaaaaaaaaaaaaaaaaaaaagaaattctcatcaTCTTAGgatcagaaatttttaaaaacattttattatggaaaattttaaacataacaaAAGTAGAACAGTATAATGAATCCCCACATACCCATCACTCAGCATCTACTATTTTCAGCAAGTGCCCAATCTTTCATCTATATGGGAATCAGGATACTTTTTGTAAAGAGCAGCATAGTatatattttcagctttgctgGCCGCATTTGGTCTTggttgaatattcttttttatatatatatataatcctctgaaaatgtaaaaaccattcttaattTGGCAATAACGAAGAGTGAaatgctgatacatgctacaacatagatgaatcttgaaattattttaacattgcAAGTGGAAAAACATTAAGtggaaaaaagtcacaaaataccacatgctgtatgattccacctatatGCATGTTCCACATTGGTcaaattttggagaaagaaagtagattagtggttgcctaaggTTTGGGGGCATGGGAGAAGGGGAGGTAACTGCTAAAgggtatgaggtttctttttggggtaatgaaCATGTTCCAAAATTGTGTTGATGGCTGCCAAACTCTATAAgtatactaaaaaatattatattgcacactttattttatttcttttttaatttttttaacgtttatttatttttgagacagagagagacagagcatgaatgggggagggtcagacagagagggagacacagaatcggaaacaagctccaggctctgagctgtcagcacagagcccagtgcggggctcgaactcacggaccgcgagatcatgacctgagctgcagccggacccttaactgactgagccacccaggcgccccatatattgcacactttaaatgggtgaattgtatggtatgcgAATTGTGTGTcagtaaagatttttattttttgaaaaacacatacacaaacatttttaacttcTAGGCCATAACAAAAACAAGCTGTGGGCTTTTTGCCTGCAGTAGATTCAGATATTGTTAGCCTGATCCATCCTTTATAAggttttctttcagcttttcacctAATGATTTTAGCAGTGCCTATTTTAGTAGGGTTTGAAAAATGGTACTATAGtaattctaacatttatttacttttcacttATTAGAAGTATGCTTCTATAAAGAACTTTCCTTCATCAACTGTTTGGTTATATTGGGGTTCAGTTTCTATAAGAAAGGCAGGATTAATGCTTGCTCTTTTTCTGCTGTTTACTGATTTTTGGGTAATGAGTTTATTTTCTATGCCCCAATGAATTGTTTTATCAATATGAATCTAGATTTAGACATATTTGATGTGTTTTACTCCATTATGGTTATTCTTACTGATGCTCAAAGTGTCCCCTGTTTGGCTGGTATGAGCCTTTTCAAGCTGGATCCTGAGACTCTTCGGACATGATGCTCTAGTCCGATAGTTGATTTGCTTTCAGCATTCTCTTATTCTTGAAATTATCTTGATTTAAGCTACTTAAAATTATCTTTAGCTTAGACACTCTTCAAAAAGATTGTTAATATCAATGAAGAGTCAGTGTTCCACTGTGATCAGTCCAGAAACTTATTTATTGTAAGTTACATCCCTATTCATGGAGAGGCAACCTTCTAATACAAATTTTCAGGAGATCTAGCTTAACTTGAATTAACTCTTAAATTTGACTATCAGTAACACAATATGGGTTGCAGGATATAGTTGGGATTAAAAATAGAGTGttattctggttttatttatttatttatttatttatttttttaacgtttatttatatttgagacagagagagacagagcatgaacgggggaggggcagagagagggggagacacagaatctgaaacaggctccaggctctgagccatcagcacagagcccgacgcggggctcaaactcacagaccatgagatcatgacctgagccgaagtcggacgctcaaccgactgagccacccaggcgccccttattctgGTTTTATAATATGATTTCTCTCAGTTTCTAAGAATCTTTgctatattttagaaaaaagtgtTAAGTTTACTGTTTCATAAATGTTTACTTTGAACGATAATTTTTGAGCAATGCTTCCTAAaactgttcttaatttttaatttttaaaagtttattgtatTGAGCaatgctttttttattattattatcataggTGCTGGTCGGAT
This window of the Prionailurus viverrinus isolate Anna chromosome D2, UM_Priviv_1.0, whole genome shotgun sequence genome carries:
- the LOC125147699 gene encoding cytochrome c oxidase assembly protein COX15 homolog isoform X1, with product MQRLLFPRLKSLMGNPCLRLLGPRAAPRTQCGCSCGIRHLLRPGQYSTISEVALQSGRGTVSLPSKAAERVVGRWLLVCSGTVAGAVILGGMTRLTESGLSMVDWNLIKEMKPPTHQEEWEAEFQKYQQFPEFKILNHDMTLAEFKFIWYMEYSHRMWGRLVGLTYILPAAYFWRKGWLSRGMKGRVLALCGLVCFQGLLGWYMVKSGLEEKPDSHDIPRVSQYRLAAHLGSALVLYCASLWTSLSLLLPQHKLPETRQLLWLRRCAHGTAGLVFLTALSGAFVAGLDAGLVYNSFPKMGESWIPEDLFTFSPILRNVFENPTMVQFDHRILGITSVTAVTVLYFLSRRIPLPRRTKMAAVTLLALAYTQVGLGISTLLMYVPTPLAATHQSGSLALLSVALWLMNELRRVPK